In Helicobacter pylori, the following are encoded in one genomic region:
- a CDS encoding aminotransferase class V-fold PLP-dependent enzyme, which translates to MQAFLNRSFAPLLNPNESPLEQVRSSIILKKGVSYFDWGASGLASALVEKRVKSLLPYYANAHSVASKHAILMGMLLKECQEKLKCSLNLSDDHCVLSAGYGASSAIKKFQEILGVCIPSKTKKNLEPYLKDMALKRVIVGPYEHHSNEISWREGLCEVVRIPLNKHGLLDLEILEQILKKSPNSLVSMSAASNVTGLLTPLKEVSSLCEKYKAALALDLANFSAHANPKDCKYQTGFYAPHKLLGGIGGCGLLGISKDLIDTQIAPSFSAGGVIKYANCTRHEFIDELPLREEFGTPGLLQFYRSALAYQLRDECGLDFIHKKENNLLRVLMHGLKDLPAINIYGNLTASRVGVVAFNIGGISPYDLARVLSYEYAIETRAGCSCAGPYGHDLLNLNAQKSSDFNTKPGWLRVSLHFTHSINDIDYLLDSLKKAVKKLR; encoded by the coding sequence GTGCAAGCGTTTTTAAATAGGAGTTTTGCCCCCTTACTCAATCCTAATGAGAGCCCTTTAGAGCAGGTTAGATCTAGCATTATTTTAAAAAAAGGGGTGTCTTATTTTGACTGGGGGGCTTCGGGTTTAGCGAGCGCTTTAGTGGAAAAGCGCGTGAAATCTTTACTGCCTTATTACGCGAACGCTCATTCTGTGGCTTCTAAACATGCGATTTTAATGGGCATGCTTTTAAAAGAGTGCCAAGAAAAGTTAAAGTGCTCTTTAAATTTGAGCGATGATCATTGCGTCTTGAGCGCGGGGTATGGGGCGAGCTCAGCGATTAAGAAATTTCAAGAAATTTTAGGGGTGTGTATCCCTTCAAAAACGAAGAAAAATTTAGAGCCGTATTTGAAAGATATGGCTTTAAAGCGTGTGATTGTAGGGCCTTATGAGCATCATTCTAATGAAATTAGCTGGCGTGAAGGCTTGTGTGAAGTGGTGCGTATCCCTTTAAATAAACATGGCTTATTGGATTTAGAAATTTTAGAGCAAATTTTAAAAAAATCCCCTAACAGCTTGGTTTCTATGAGCGCGGCTTCTAATGTAACCGGACTGCTTACGCCTTTAAAAGAAGTTTCATCATTGTGTGAGAAATATAAGGCCGCTTTGGCTTTGGATTTAGCGAATTTTAGCGCGCATGCTAACCCTAAAGATTGCAAATACCAAACCGGTTTTTATGCGCCTCATAAGCTTTTAGGGGGCATTGGAGGGTGCGGTCTTTTAGGCATTTCTAAAGATTTGATTGACACGCAAATCGCCCCGAGTTTTAGTGCAGGGGGCGTGATTAAATACGCTAATTGCACACGGCATGAATTTATTGATGAATTGCCTTTGAGGGAGGAGTTTGGCACGCCAGGATTGTTGCAATTTTACAGGAGCGCTCTAGCGTATCAATTAAGAGATGAATGCGGTTTGGATTTTATCCACAAGAAAGAAAACAACCTTTTAAGAGTGCTCATGCATGGCTTAAAAGACTTGCCCGCTATTAATATCTATGGGAATTTAACAGCGAGTCGTGTGGGGGTAGTGGCTTTTAATATTGGAGGGATTTCGCCCTATGATTTAGCGAGGGTTTTAAGCTATGAATACGCTATTGAAACCCGGGCAGGTTGCTCTTGCGCGGGGCCTTATGGGCATGATTTATTGAATCTTAACGCTCAAAAGTCAAGCGATTTTAACACCAAACCCGGATGGCTTAGAGTGAGCTTGCACTTCACGCATTCTATAAATGATATTGATTATTTGCTAGACAGCTTGAAAAAAGCGGTTAAAAAATTGCGTTAA
- a CDS encoding histidine triad nucleotide-binding protein: MNVFEKIIQGEIPCSKILENERFLSFYDINPKAKVHALVIPKQSIQDFNGITPELMAQMTSFIFEVVEKLGIKEKGYKLLTNVGKNAGQEVMHLHFHILSGDKH, from the coding sequence ATGAATGTGTTTGAAAAAATAATCCAAGGCGAAATCCCTTGTTCTAAGATTTTAGAAAATGAGCGTTTTTTATCCTTTTATGACATTAACCCTAAAGCTAAAGTGCATGCGTTAGTGATCCCCAAACAAAGCATTCAGGATTTTAATGGCATCACCCCAGAGCTTATGGCGCAAATGACAAGTTTTATTTTTGAAGTGGTGGAAAAATTAGGCATCAAAGAAAAGGGCTACAAGCTTTTAACCAATGTGGGTAAAAACGCAGGCCAAGAGGTGATGCATTTGCATTTTCATATTTTAAGCGGGGATAAACATTAA
- a CDS encoding DUF3972 domain-containing protein → MDILDLNKAQAVQQNEQEIEDRERESKEPVVLEDLSALAWIELEEFSRLSGLPKERILELVNIGKIKSKISDNKLLIDASSGTNALIKKVENNLISMDMNGRSLEPVFVEKTINTILNLHDKVISAKDETISAFKNENMFLKDALISMQEVYEEDKKTIDLLRDELNQAREEIEFMKRKYRLMWGKVADMSSVNKK, encoded by the coding sequence TTGGATATTTTAGATTTGAATAAAGCGCAAGCGGTGCAACAAAATGAGCAAGAGATAGAGGATAGAGAGCGAGAGTCTAAAGAGCCGGTGGTTTTAGAAGATTTGAGCGCTTTAGCATGGATTGAATTAGAAGAGTTTAGCCGCCTTTCAGGGCTTCCTAAAGAAAGGATCTTAGAATTAGTGAATATCGGTAAAATTAAAAGCAAAATAAGCGACAACAAGCTTTTAATTGATGCGAGCAGCGGGACAAACGCTTTAATCAAAAAGGTAGAAAATAATTTGATTTCTATGGATATGAACGGGCGTTCTTTAGAGCCTGTGTTTGTGGAAAAGACCATTAACACGATTTTAAATTTGCATGATAAAGTCATTAGCGCTAAAGATGAAACGATTTCAGCCTTTAAAAATGAAAACATGTTTTTAAAAGACGCTTTAATCTCTATGCAAGAAGTCTATGAAGAAGATAAAAAAACCATTGATCTTTTGCGCGATGAACTCAATCAAGCGAGGGAAGAAATTGAATTTATGAAGAGGAAATACCGCTTGATGTGGGGGAAAGTCGCTGACATGAGCAGCGTGAATAAAAAGTAG